CGCCTGTTTAAAGAAGGTCAAGTTGATGAAGAACGATTTAGAAGTCTTCGTTTAGCACGCGGTGTTTACGGACAAAGACAGCTAGGTGTGCAAATGGTTCGTATTAAAATACCATATGGTAAAGTTACGAGTGAACAATTGCATAGAATTGCTGATGTTTCTGATGAATATTCTAGGGGTAGATTACATATTACCACACGTCAAGATATTCAAATCCATTATGTGAGTTTAGATAGAACTCCTGAATTATGGGCGCAATTAGAAAAGGATGATATTACATTACGTGAAGCTTGTGGTAATGCAGTTAGAAATGTTACAGCATCTGAAACTGCAGGAATAGATCCTAATGAACCTTTTGATATTACTCCCTATGCACATGCTACATTTCAGTTTTTCTTGAGAAATCCTATTTGTCAAGAAATGGGTAGAAAGTTTAAGATGTCATTCTCTTCTACTGATGATGATACGGCTTTAAGTTTTATGCACGATTTAGGTTTTATTGCAAAAACTAAAAAGATTGGAGATACAGAAGTTAAAGGGTTTAAGGTGTTGTTAGCAGGAGGATTAGGTTCTCAGCCAAGACATGCAGATGTAATGTATGAATTCTTAGAAACAGATTTGTTAATACCAACTATTGAAGGTGTATTAAGAGTTTTTGATCGTTTTGGTGAACGTTCAAAAAGAGCAAAGGCACGTTTGAAATTCTTGGTTAAAGATTTAGGCTTAGACGGATTTTTAACTTTAGTTGAAAATGAGAAAAGAGCATTAGCATATCAATCTTATCCAATTGATACATCAGATTTTGAAAGTGAAATTACTTTTGAATCAACAGAAGTTCCAACTGTTCAAATAGATAATCAACAGGATTTTGAATTATGGAAATCTACAAACGTAATTAAACAAAAACAAGAAGGATTATTTGCAGTGGGTATTAAAGTACACTTAGGTGATTTTTATACTGATAAGGCTAGAAAGTTGGCAGATCTGATAAAACAATATGCAGCAAATGAATTGAGGTTTACATTGCGTCAAAATATCTTGATTCGCCATGTTAGAGAGGAGTTTTTACCTTTTTTCTATACAGAATTACAAAAGTTAGGATTTGCAGAAGCAGGTTATGATAGCATTGCAGATATCACTGCATGTCCTGGAACAGATACTTGTAATTTAGGAATTTCAAGTAGTACAGGAATCGCAGTAGAATTGGAAAGAGTATTGAAAGCAGAATATCCTCAATACATCAGCAATAAAGATGTTACCATTAAAATTAGCGGATGTATGAATGCTTGTGGACAACACAATATGGCTCATATTGGTTTCCAAGGAATGTCAATTAAATCTGGAAATTTAGTTGCACCAGCATTACAAGTTTTATTGGGTGGTGGAGTTCTAGGAAATGGTGAAGGTCGTTTTTCAGATAAGTTGATTAAAGTTCCGAGTAAAAGAGGTCCAGAATCATTACGTCTGTTATTGAATGATTTTGACACAAATAAGAACGTTGAAGAATCATTTTTGAACTATTATGATAGACAAGGAAAGACTTATTTCTATGACTTATTAAAGCACCTTTCAGATACCACAAATTTAGTTGAAGACGACTTTATCGATTGGGGACATGATAAAAATTATGTAAAAGCAATTGGTGTTGGAGAATGCGCAGGTGTAGTAATTGATTTAGTAGCAACATTATTATTTGAAAGTGAGGAAAAATTAGATAATGCTACCGAAGCTTTTGAAAATGGACAATGGTCAGATAGTATTTATTATGCATATTCAGCTTTTGTAAATACAGCGAAAGCATTATTAACTTCTGAAGGAGTTAAAACGAATACTCATGATGGAATTATTAATAATTTTCAAGAGACATTTGTAGCTACAAATAGGATTGAATTATCCGAAAATTTCCCTGCTCTAATTTATCAAATTAATAAAAATAAGCCTTCTAAAGAGTTTGCTTACAATTATTTAAATCAGACAAAAGGTTTTTATCAAAAAATAGATACATTTAGAAAATTAGTAGTGGAAAATTAAAATTTTACCGTCATGATTACACCTAAATTAACCATAGTTGGAGCTGGTCCTGGAGATGCAGATTTGATCACAATTAAAGCGATAAAAACATTAAATGAGGCTAATGTAGTTTTATATGATGCATTAGTAAATCCTGATTTATTAGATCATGTAAATCCAAATGCCGAATTGATTTTCGTAGGAAAAAGAAGAGGATGTTATCGTTATCAGCAAGAACAAATAAATGAGTTAATTGTTGCAAGAGGTAAATCCCATGGTCATGTGGTAAGATTAAAAGGAGGAGATCCATTTGTATTTGGTAGAGGAGCAGAAGAAATGGAGTATGCTGCTGAAAATGGTTTACAAGTGGCTATGGTTCCTGGTATTTCATCATCACTTGCAGTTCCTGCATATCAAAATATTCCTTTAACTAAAAGAGGGAGTTCTGAAAGTTTTTGGGTAATTACGGGAACTACAAAACATCACAAATTGTCTGATGATGTGGCTTTGGCTGCAAAATCAAGTGCTACGGTGGTAATTTTAATGGGAATGGGAAAGTTATCTCAAATTGTACAACTTTTTCAAGCAGAAGGTAAAAATGAATTACCAGTAGCAATAATTCAAGATGGAACAACAACAAGAGAGAAAATTGGAATAGGAACTGTGGATACTATTGAAGCTATTGTCGAAGAAAAGCAGTTAAGCAATCCAGCTATAATAATCCTTGGTGACGTTGTAAAACACAGAAATAAAATACTAGAAATACAACAAGAGGTTTTAGTAAAATCTGAATAAGATGAGTGAAGAAAGAAATAATTTATATCCTATTTTTTTAAAAGTAAAACAATTAGAAGTTTTAATTGTGGGAGGTGGAAATGTAGCGGAAGAAAAGCTAACCTTTCTTTTAAAATCTAGTCCAGATGCCAAAGTAACGATAGTATCTCCAATGTTTAGAGAAGGAACTATTGAATTGGCGAAAACAGGAGCTGTTACCTTAATCGAAGATTCTTATAAAACATCTTATTTGAATGGTAAACATATGGTGATTGCTACAACAGATAAGCCTGAAGTAAATGTTCAGGTATATATGGATTGTCGAGAGCAACAGAAATTAGTGAACGTAGCTGACAATCCTCCATTTTGTGATTTTTATATGGGTGGAATTGTAACTAAAGGAAATGTAAAAATTGCAATTTCCACAAATGGAAAATCACCAACAACAGCGAAAAGATTACGTCAGTTTTTTGAAGAAGTAATTCCAGATAAAATTGACGATTTGGTTAAAAACCTAAACGATTATAGAAAAACAATAAAAGGAAACTTTGAACAAAAAGTAGAACAACTAAACGAGTTCACAAAGAGCTTAGTAGAAAAGCAAGAGTAATGATAGAGACAGATATACTGATTATTGGAGCAGGTCCAACAGGTTTATTTACAGTTTTTGAAGCAGGATTATTAAAATTGCGTTGTCATTTAATAGACGCATTACCACAACCAGGTGGACAATGTTCGGAGATTTATCCTAAAAAACCAATTTATGATATTCCGGCATATCCAGAGATTTTAGCTGGAGATTTAACGCATAAATTATTAGAACAAGGAAAACAGTTTCAACCTGGATTTACCTTAGGAGAACGTGCTGAAACGATCGAGAAACAAGATGATGGTAGTTTTATTGTAACTACAAATAAAGGAACAAAACATAAAGCTCCAGTTGTTGCAATCGCAGGAGGATTAGGAAGTTTTGAACCAAGAAAACCTCAAATAGATAATTTAGCTCAATTCGAAGATAAAGGGGTTGAATATATGATTAAAGAGCCTGAACTGTATCGCGATAAAGATGTTGTAATTGCAGGAGGTGGAGATTCAGCTTTAGATTGGTCTATTTTCTTGGCTGATGTAGCAAAGTCAATTACTTTAATTCATAGACGAAATGAATTTAGAGGAGCCTTAGATTCAGTGGAAAAAGTTCAAGAGCTTAAAAACTTAGGCAAGATTAATTTGATTACTCCGGCTGAGGTTAAAGGAATTCTTGGAGATGATCATGTAACTGGAGTTGTGGTTGAGCAAAAAGATAAGGAACCGTTTATTTTAGATACAGATCATTTTATTCCATTATTCGGTTTGGCACCGAAACTAGGTCCAATAGGAAACTGGGGATTAGAAATAGAGAAGAATGCTATTAAAGTGGATAATTCACTAGACTATCAAACAAATATTCCTGGAATTTATGCCATTGGAGATGTAAATACATATCCAGGGAAATTAAAGTTAATTTTATGTGGATTCCATGAAGCAACTTTAATGTGTCAAAGTGCATATAAAAGAATTTTTCCAGACAAGAAGTATGTAATGAAATATACAACTGTAGGAGGAGTTCAAGGATTTGATGGAACTAAAAAAGAAGCGCCAAAAGCAGTGGTTAAAGCTATTGAGTAATGGAGCAAGATGTTAATATAAAAATTAAAGACCGCGACGGTGTAATTCATGAGGTAGTTGCTCCGACAGATATGGCAATGAATCTAATGGAAGTAGTACGTTCTTATGAACTTGCTCCAGAAGGAACAATTGGAATTTGTGGAGGAATGGCCATGTGTGCATCTTGTCAATGTTATGTGAATTCTAGCCATGAACTACCTGAAATGACAGATGACGAAGATGCCATGTTAGCAGAAGCATTTGATGTACAGGATAATAGTAGATTGGGTTGTCAAATTCAAATTACACCAGCATTAGAAGGGTTAGAAGTTGAATTAGCCCCAGAGAGTTAAAGCTGAATTTATTTCAGTATTTAAATGAACTCGTTTCAGTATCCTAAGGAACTTGTTTCAATATATAAATGGAATTAATTCAGTATCTTATACAATAGATTAATATCAAGTTAAAAAAAGAAAAATGCAGTTTAGTAACTACAATTTATCATTGAAAGATGATGTAGAACTTTTTACAAAGCAACTATTTTACTCGTTGTTTGAAGATGTTTGTCAAGATAAGGCCAAACATTTAAAACAACAGTTTATTAGTATTTTGGAAGGTTTGTCGTTACCAAAAGCAGAAGAAATATGGATGTATTACCAAACTTCTTTTTGTGATATCCGACAAAAATTAGATTTAGATGCGAAGGCTTTTGAAGCAACCGATCCTGCCTGTAAAAGTTTAGGAGAAGTATATCTGGCTTACCCTGGGTTTCATGCCATTGCTATTTACAGATTAAGTCATGAATTGTATAAGATTGATGTACCTATTTTACCAAGAATGATGAGTGAATATGCGCATAGTCTTACAGGAGTTGATATTCATCCAGGTGCAAGTATTGGAGATTCTTTTTTTATTGATCATGCTACCGGCGTTGTTATTGGAGAAACAACAATCATTGAAAATAATGTGAGTATTTATCAAGGAGTAACATTAGGTGGTATTCAAGTTAAAAAAGAATTAGCAGAAGTAAAAAGACATCCAACAATTGGGAGTAATGTTACTATATATGCTAACGCAACCATATTAGGGAATATAACAGTTGGGAAAAATAGTGTAATTGGTGCGAATGTGTGCATCACCCAATCTATAGAGCCAAACTCAACCGTAATTTATAAATCGCAAAACAGTATTTATACTTAAAAGAAAGTATATGAATTCAAAGAATATAACAAATTTTGTAGGGAATACACCTTTAGTAGAAGCTACAAATATTATAAATAAAGAAAATGTTCGATTGTTTCTGAAACTTGAAGGACATAATCCTGGAGGTAGTGTAAAAGATAGAGCTGCCTATTTTATGATTTCTGAAGCATTGAAAAAGAAAAACATAAAAAAAGGAGATACCTTAGTTGAAGCAACTAGTGGAAATACTGGTATTGCTTTGGCTTTAATGGCTAAGGTTTTAGGAGTGAATATGGTTTTAGTAATGCCAGAACACGCAACAATCGAAAGAGTAAAAACAATGCGTGCTTACGGAGCAGAAGTTATTTTAACTCCAAGTGAAGTTGGAATGGAAGGTGCAATTGATCATGCACTGGAATTAAAATACAAGAAAGGTTATTTCAGACTAAATCAGTTTGATAATTTCGATAATCCAAAAGCACATTACAGTACAACCGGGCCAGAAATTTGGAGAGATA
This genomic window from Tenacibaculum sp. 190524A05c contains:
- a CDS encoding ferredoxin; this encodes MEQDVNIKIKDRDGVIHEVVAPTDMAMNLMEVVRSYELAPEGTIGICGGMAMCASCQCYVNSSHELPEMTDDEDAMLAEAFDVQDNSRLGCQIQITPALEGLEVELAPES
- the cobA gene encoding uroporphyrinogen-III C-methyltransferase, with amino-acid sequence MITPKLTIVGAGPGDADLITIKAIKTLNEANVVLYDALVNPDLLDHVNPNAELIFVGKRRGCYRYQQEQINELIVARGKSHGHVVRLKGGDPFVFGRGAEEMEYAAENGLQVAMVPGISSSLAVPAYQNIPLTKRGSSESFWVITGTTKHHKLSDDVALAAKSSATVVILMGMGKLSQIVQLFQAEGKNELPVAIIQDGTTTREKIGIGTVDTIEAIVEEKQLSNPAIIILGDVVKHRNKILEIQQEVLVKSE
- a CDS encoding bifunctional precorrin-2 dehydrogenase/sirohydrochlorin ferrochelatase yields the protein MSEERNNLYPIFLKVKQLEVLIVGGGNVAEEKLTFLLKSSPDAKVTIVSPMFREGTIELAKTGAVTLIEDSYKTSYLNGKHMVIATTDKPEVNVQVYMDCREQQKLVNVADNPPFCDFYMGGIVTKGNVKIAISTNGKSPTTAKRLRQFFEEVIPDKIDDLVKNLNDYRKTIKGNFEQKVEQLNEFTKSLVEKQE
- a CDS encoding NAD(P)/FAD-dependent oxidoreductase, which encodes MIETDILIIGAGPTGLFTVFEAGLLKLRCHLIDALPQPGGQCSEIYPKKPIYDIPAYPEILAGDLTHKLLEQGKQFQPGFTLGERAETIEKQDDGSFIVTTNKGTKHKAPVVAIAGGLGSFEPRKPQIDNLAQFEDKGVEYMIKEPELYRDKDVVIAGGGDSALDWSIFLADVAKSITLIHRRNEFRGALDSVEKVQELKNLGKINLITPAEVKGILGDDHVTGVVVEQKDKEPFILDTDHFIPLFGLAPKLGPIGNWGLEIEKNAIKVDNSLDYQTNIPGIYAIGDVNTYPGKLKLILCGFHEATLMCQSAYKRIFPDKKYVMKYTTVGGVQGFDGTKKEAPKAVVKAIE
- the epsC gene encoding serine O-acetyltransferase EpsC yields the protein MQFSNYNLSLKDDVELFTKQLFYSLFEDVCQDKAKHLKQQFISILEGLSLPKAEEIWMYYQTSFCDIRQKLDLDAKAFEATDPACKSLGEVYLAYPGFHAIAIYRLSHELYKIDVPILPRMMSEYAHSLTGVDIHPGASIGDSFFIDHATGVVIGETTIIENNVSIYQGVTLGGIQVKKELAEVKRHPTIGSNVTIYANATILGNITVGKNSVIGANVCITQSIEPNSTVIYKSQNSIYT
- a CDS encoding HEPN domain-containing protein, producing MQSFRSEIENPLVEKDILELERKIRLFKEGQVDEERFRSLRLARGVYGQRQLGVQMVRIKIPYGKVTSEQLHRIADVSDEYSRGRLHITTRQDIQIHYVSLDRTPELWAQLEKDDITLREACGNAVRNVTASETAGIDPNEPFDITPYAHATFQFFLRNPICQEMGRKFKMSFSSTDDDTALSFMHDLGFIAKTKKIGDTEVKGFKVLLAGGLGSQPRHADVMYEFLETDLLIPTIEGVLRVFDRFGERSKRAKARLKFLVKDLGLDGFLTLVENEKRALAYQSYPIDTSDFESEITFESTEVPTVQIDNQQDFELWKSTNVIKQKQEGLFAVGIKVHLGDFYTDKARKLADLIKQYAANELRFTLRQNILIRHVREEFLPFFYTELQKLGFAEAGYDSIADITACPGTDTCNLGISSSTGIAVELERVLKAEYPQYISNKDVTIKISGCMNACGQHNMAHIGFQGMSIKSGNLVAPALQVLLGGGVLGNGEGRFSDKLIKVPSKRGPESLRLLLNDFDTNKNVEESFLNYYDRQGKTYFYDLLKHLSDTTNLVEDDFIDWGHDKNYVKAIGVGECAGVVIDLVATLLFESEEKLDNATEAFENGQWSDSIYYAYSAFVNTAKALLTSEGVKTNTHDGIINNFQETFVATNRIELSENFPALIYQINKNKPSKEFAYNYLNQTKGFYQKIDTFRKLVVEN
- the cysM gene encoding cysteine synthase CysM; protein product: MNSKNITNFVGNTPLVEATNIINKENVRLFLKLEGHNPGGSVKDRAAYFMISEALKKKNIKKGDTLVEATSGNTGIALALMAKVLGVNMVLVMPEHATIERVKTMRAYGAEVILTPSEVGMEGAIDHALELKYKKGYFRLNQFDNFDNPKAHYSTTGPEIWRDTNGKVTHFVSAMGTTGTITGVSDYLKEQNKDIQIVGVQPKEGARIPGIRKWPEEYLPAIFKREKIDQVLEVTQEEAKAMTVRLAREEGIFSGMSSGGATASALKLAETIDEGIIVSIICDRGDRYLSSDIFQ